A region of Legionella donaldsonii DNA encodes the following proteins:
- a CDS encoding Crp/Fnr family transcriptional regulator: MFKLIDNPETMAKLPELEETNLANYLDRQELEVLLNNGQIHSFSTGDVILQQGKKAEGIYIIISGNVVVSARSMGQGMTNIEVLKPGNFLNEISFIEKGASPTSYVASNNVQCLFINSVHFEMLSLYFPETKYKILYAITKQICSRLKAMHGKVTTLITQSEIPGLSFLGRVVDSLNQPKQVASINESMLERLQKKSLFKSFSKDELHELFQHTVLLEAAKNCKLIHVGEKNASCYIVIQGAVQSSIMQDNKLAKLSVIGPGALFASIACIDNDSSFTITFVTCEQAILLKISESELDAIRNNNPRLWYKLFDLICISLVALEKSINKLDVRLHIETYNR, from the coding sequence ATGTTTAAGCTCATTGATAATCCAGAAACGATGGCCAAGCTCCCTGAGTTGGAAGAGACCAATTTAGCCAATTACCTGGATCGTCAAGAGTTGGAAGTTTTATTAAACAATGGTCAAATCCACAGCTTTTCTACCGGTGATGTGATCCTGCAACAAGGGAAAAAAGCAGAAGGTATTTATATTATTATTAGCGGTAATGTAGTGGTTTCTGCGCGCTCAATGGGGCAGGGAATGACTAATATAGAAGTACTAAAACCGGGTAATTTTTTGAATGAGATAAGTTTTATAGAGAAAGGAGCTTCACCTACTTCTTATGTGGCAAGTAATAATGTGCAGTGTTTATTTATCAATTCAGTCCATTTTGAAATGCTTTCTCTCTATTTTCCGGAAACAAAATACAAAATATTATATGCAATTACCAAACAAATTTGTTCTCGTTTAAAAGCAATGCATGGCAAAGTTACAACACTTATTACACAATCTGAAATACCTGGTTTATCTTTTTTGGGGCGTGTAGTTGATTCACTGAATCAACCAAAGCAAGTTGCCTCAATCAACGAATCTATGTTGGAGCGCTTACAAAAAAAATCCTTATTTAAATCATTTAGTAAAGATGAATTGCATGAATTATTTCAACATACGGTTCTCCTGGAAGCAGCAAAAAATTGTAAATTGATTCACGTAGGGGAAAAAAACGCTTCCTGCTATATAGTCATACAGGGAGCTGTCCAATCGAGTATTATGCAAGATAATAAACTCGCCAAACTATCGGTTATTGGCCCTGGAGCCTTATTTGCCAGCATAGCCTGTATCGATAATGACTCTTCTTTTACGATAACTTTTGTTACTTGTGAACAAGCAATCTTGCTCAAAATATCAGAATCAGAATTGGATGCAATACGCAACAATAACCCGCGGCTTTGGTATAAATTATTTGATTTGATTTGTATCTCTCTGGTCGCGTTGGAAAAATCCATTAATAAGTTGGATGTGAGACTGCATATTGAAACATATAATAGGTAA
- the rsfS gene encoding ribosome silencing factor codes for MSEQQLFLKQLLKSLDDIQAIDVVVIDVKNQTSVTDYMIICSGRSSRHVKAIAELVLEQMKAAGLPALSQNGLESGEWALIDFGDFVLHVMQPDSRAFYNLEGLWQTTPPSK; via the coding sequence ATGTCTGAGCAACAATTGTTTTTAAAGCAACTGCTTAAATCCTTGGATGATATCCAGGCAATCGATGTAGTCGTTATTGATGTAAAAAACCAAACTTCAGTGACTGACTATATGATCATATGCAGCGGCCGTTCATCACGCCACGTTAAAGCGATCGCCGAGCTTGTCTTAGAGCAGATGAAAGCTGCTGGATTACCTGCTTTGAGTCAAAATGGCCTTGAATCTGGTGAATGGGCCTTGATCGATTTTGGTGATTTTGTTTTACATGTCATGCAGCCTGATAGTCGTGCATTCTATAATCTTGAAGGGCTCTGGCAAACTACTCCTCCTAGTAAATAA
- a CDS encoding VOC family protein: MDKKNSYLPAGYQTLTAYLIVKNAAKAIDFYKEVFDAVEMMLMESPDKKIGHAELSIGDVKFMLADEHPEMNAYAPDKYKGSPVGMHLYVKDVDATAALAVKHGAKLVRKVENQFYGDRSGTLEDPFGHTWYIATHIEDVSEEEMKKRVADLFAKK; this comes from the coding sequence TTGGATAAAAAAAATTCTTATTTACCAGCTGGCTATCAGACACTCACAGCTTATTTAATTGTTAAAAATGCTGCAAAAGCCATTGATTTTTATAAGGAAGTATTCGATGCAGTGGAAATGATGCTTATGGAAAGCCCTGACAAAAAGATAGGCCACGCAGAATTGTCCATCGGTGATGTTAAATTTATGCTGGCTGATGAACATCCTGAAATGAATGCTTACGCGCCAGATAAATATAAGGGTTCACCGGTTGGGATGCATCTTTATGTTAAAGATGTTGATGCAACCGCAGCACTAGCGGTTAAGCATGGAGCTAAGCTGGTTAGAAAAGTGGAAAATCAATTTTACGGCGATCGCAGCGGCACCCTTGAAGACCCTTTTGGCCATACCTGGTATATCGCCACACACATTGAAGATGTTTCCGAAGAAGAAATGAAAAAGCGGGTAGCCGATTTATTTGCTAAAAAATAA
- a CDS encoding class II glutamine amidotransferase → MCRILSYLGKPIVVEELLYKPDNSFIKQSYHPKYMSHLLNLAGFGMAAWDGMSHNPTEPYLYKTPQLPFYDENLRNLAAKISPHCLLAHLRGVSYHEKQVVSNQNVHPFVYAGSNVALAHNGALSNFNTMRYDLLEYISPEYRKDINGTTDSEWIYAIFLSQLSTYDGRYETEEIVKAIIETLKILQRVRHKKNIKVNSPVNLFITNGEFIAATRFVLDYGWQPADALPSAHSGVYHSLWYTYGESYGFYDNEYKMKGGNIKASIIIASEPLTEDTTTWLEVPEYTLVVARHEQGEIKIVSQDINL, encoded by the coding sequence ATGTGTAGAATATTATCATATCTTGGCAAACCAATTGTTGTTGAAGAGTTGCTTTATAAGCCTGATAACTCATTTATTAAGCAAAGTTATCATCCTAAATACATGTCTCATTTGTTGAATCTGGCTGGGTTTGGGATGGCTGCATGGGATGGTATGTCGCACAATCCCACAGAGCCCTATCTCTATAAAACTCCGCAACTGCCTTTTTATGATGAAAACCTGCGTAACCTGGCAGCGAAAATTTCACCTCACTGCCTTCTAGCGCATTTACGGGGGGTTTCCTATCATGAAAAACAGGTTGTGTCTAATCAAAATGTACATCCCTTTGTATATGCGGGTTCAAATGTAGCATTGGCGCATAATGGAGCGCTTAGTAATTTTAATACGATGCGTTATGATTTGTTAGAGTACATTAGTCCGGAGTATAGGAAAGATATTAATGGCACTACGGATAGTGAATGGATTTATGCCATCTTTTTATCACAACTATCAACCTATGATGGCCGCTATGAGACAGAAGAAATAGTAAAGGCTATTATTGAAACCTTAAAAATACTGCAGCGTGTTCGACATAAGAAAAATATAAAAGTCAATTCGCCAGTGAATCTTTTTATAACGAATGGTGAATTTATTGCTGCAACACGGTTTGTGTTGGACTATGGCTGGCAACCAGCAGATGCTTTACCCTCTGCCCACTCTGGTGTCTATCATTCTTTATGGTACACCTATGGTGAGAGTTATGGCTTCTATGACAATGAATATAAAATGAAAGGTGGCAATATAAAGGCTAGTATTATTATTGCGTCTGAGCCATTAACTGAAGATACTACAACGTGGCTTGAAGTTCCTGAATACACACTGGTTGTTGCCCGCCATGAGCAGGGAGAAATTAAAATCGTCTCACAAGATATTAATTTATAA
- a CDS encoding NAD-dependent formate dehydrogenase: MAKVLCVLYPDPVNGYPKHYARDEIPQVKIYPGGQTLPTPEGMDFTPGELLGSVSGELGLRKFLERQGHELVVTSDKEGDNSTFEQELPNADVVISQPFWPAYLTAERLAKAKKLKLAITAGIGSDHVDLTAAIKKGITVAEVTYSNSISVAEHVVMMILSLVRNYIPSYQWVIQGGWNIADCVERSYDLEGMVVGSLGAGRIGLAVMQRLKPFEVKLHYTDRHRLPESVEQELGLTYHSDLQSMLPHCDVVTINVPLHPETEHLFNEQLISTMKRGTYLINTARGKICERDAIVNALEQGQLAGYAGDVWFPQPAAQNHPWRTMAHHGMTPHISGTSLSAQARYAAGTREILECWLATRPIRDEYLIVDHGRLVGMGAHSYSVKEDLPDIL; encoded by the coding sequence ATGGCAAAGGTTCTTTGTGTTCTTTATCCGGATCCGGTGAATGGTTATCCTAAACATTATGCGCGAGATGAAATTCCTCAAGTAAAAATTTATCCTGGCGGACAGACCTTACCAACACCCGAAGGGATGGATTTTACACCAGGAGAGCTTTTAGGCTCAGTCTCTGGCGAGTTGGGTTTGCGAAAATTTCTTGAGCGTCAAGGACATGAATTAGTTGTAACCTCTGATAAAGAGGGGGATAACTCCACTTTTGAACAGGAATTACCCAATGCTGACGTGGTTATTTCACAACCTTTCTGGCCAGCCTATTTAACAGCAGAGCGGCTTGCCAAGGCAAAAAAATTAAAATTAGCTATTACAGCGGGTATTGGCTCTGATCATGTCGATTTGACTGCAGCGATTAAAAAAGGCATCACGGTAGCTGAGGTTACTTATTCAAATAGTATCAGCGTTGCAGAACATGTGGTTATGATGATCTTGTCTTTAGTACGTAACTATATTCCCTCCTATCAATGGGTTATCCAAGGGGGATGGAATATTGCTGATTGTGTTGAGCGTTCTTACGATCTTGAAGGAATGGTTGTTGGTTCTTTAGGAGCTGGGCGTATTGGTCTAGCTGTAATGCAGCGATTAAAACCTTTTGAAGTCAAGCTACACTATACTGACCGTCACCGTTTGCCAGAAAGCGTCGAGCAAGAATTAGGGCTTACTTATCATTCCGACCTGCAATCCATGCTACCTCATTGTGATGTTGTTACTATTAACGTTCCCCTCCATCCTGAAACAGAACATCTTTTTAATGAGCAGCTAATAAGTACAATGAAACGTGGAACCTATCTTATTAATACAGCACGAGGCAAAATTTGTGAGCGTGATGCAATTGTTAATGCTCTAGAACAGGGGCAACTAGCGGGTTATGCTGGTGATGTTTGGTTTCCTCAACCGGCTGCGCAAAACCATCCTTGGCGAACAATGGCTCACCATGGTATGACACCACATATCTCCGGGACATCTTTATCTGCTCAAGCGCGATATGCTGCGGGTACGCGTGAAATACTGGAGTGTTGGTTAGCTACGCGACCTATTCGCGATGAATACCTTATCGTCGATCATGGCAGATTAGTAGGTATGGGCGCCCATTCGTATTCAGTTAAAGAAGATTTACCTGATATTTTATAA
- a CDS encoding Gfo/Idh/MocA family protein, translating to MAKLKCAVIGVGYLGRFHAQKYLMLPNAELVAVCDANKATSEAVAQELQVPAYQDYRDLFDKVDAVSIAATTNQHYEIAKHCLEQGLHILIEKPITETVEQASELIRLAKKHQVKLQVGHLERFNSARLALDEHLEQPLFIESHRLAPFNPRGTDVNVILDLMIHDIDIIQTIVDSPIVNIDAQGAPVLSKSIDIANARITFENHCVANVTASRISFKTERKTRIFQPNSYISIDYHNKQFAVFQKGEGEMFPGIPEITRHQSVFEKGDALLEEIKAFINCIEKDTSPLVTGEEGRAALATAEKITSLINKHLVARHVVS from the coding sequence ATGGCTAAGTTAAAATGTGCTGTTATTGGAGTTGGTTATTTAGGGCGTTTTCATGCTCAAAAATACCTCATGCTGCCAAATGCAGAATTGGTAGCTGTTTGTGATGCGAATAAAGCAACCAGCGAAGCGGTTGCTCAGGAGCTACAAGTACCCGCTTATCAAGATTATAGAGATTTATTTGATAAAGTAGATGCAGTCAGCATCGCAGCGACCACTAACCAACATTATGAAATCGCTAAGCATTGCCTGGAACAAGGTCTTCATATACTTATTGAAAAGCCAATTACTGAAACTGTTGAGCAAGCCAGCGAATTAATTCGCTTGGCAAAAAAACACCAGGTCAAATTGCAGGTTGGCCATTTAGAACGTTTCAATTCTGCCCGGCTAGCGTTGGACGAGCATCTAGAACAACCTCTTTTTATTGAATCTCATCGTTTAGCCCCATTTAATCCACGGGGTACCGATGTTAATGTTATTCTTGATTTAATGATTCATGATATCGATATCATTCAGACTATTGTGGATAGTCCTATAGTGAATATCGATGCGCAGGGAGCCCCCGTTCTTTCCAAGTCAATTGATATCGCGAACGCAAGAATTACCTTTGAAAATCATTGTGTCGCTAATGTCACTGCCAGTCGTATCAGTTTTAAGACTGAACGCAAAACAAGGATCTTTCAACCAAATTCTTATATTTCGATTGATTACCATAATAAGCAATTTGCCGTCTTTCAAAAAGGAGAAGGTGAAATGTTTCCGGGTATCCCTGAAATTACCCGTCATCAATCAGTATTTGAGAAAGGTGATGCATTATTGGAAGAGATAAAGGCTTTTATAAATTGTATTGAAAAAGATACATCACCACTTGTTACCGGTGAAGAAGGCCGTGCAGCGCTTGCGACAGCAGAAAAAATTACTTCTTTGATTAATAAGCATTTAGTTGCAAGACATGTCGTCAGCTAA
- the rlmH gene encoding 23S rRNA (pseudouridine(1915)-N(3))-methyltransferase RlmH encodes MFKITLIACGNKMPSWVNTAVAEFSKRLQDYVSFNLVEIPLAKRGKSTDLTRILEKEAALISAAIPSNARIIALEINGNSFTSEKLALKLEQLQQITSHLCFLVGGPEGLIPSVIARSNERWSLSQLTLPHPLVRIVLLEALYRAWSIIHNHPYHK; translated from the coding sequence ATGTTCAAAATTACCCTCATTGCCTGTGGTAATAAGATGCCGTCTTGGGTTAACACGGCCGTCGCTGAGTTTTCAAAGCGACTGCAAGATTATGTTAGCTTTAATTTGGTTGAAATTCCGCTGGCCAAACGGGGTAAATCTACTGATTTGACACGCATTTTAGAAAAAGAAGCGGCTCTGATTAGTGCTGCAATTCCCTCTAATGCCCGTATTATTGCATTAGAAATCAATGGAAACAGCTTCACCAGTGAAAAGCTTGCTTTAAAGCTTGAACAATTACAGCAAATTACTAGCCATCTCTGCTTTCTTGTTGGTGGGCCTGAGGGATTAATTCCATCGGTCATTGCTCGTAGTAACGAGCGTTGGTCTTTATCACAATTGACACTTCCTCATCCTCTTGTGCGCATCGTTCTATTAGAAGCACTTTATCGAGCCTGGTCAATAATTCATAACCACCCTTACCACAAATGA
- a CDS encoding YbdK family carboxylate-amine ligase: MRLLPFKKSSAVSIGVELEFQIVAPRTYSLVSRAKDLIRNLRESPHRPRITPEITQSMIEINSSIHHSPQAMLEELVHLQQFLLGQAAEMHIAICGGGTHPFQRWTMQKIFPTIRYRKLSRKYRYLSKRSTVFGQHIHIGCTQAEDALYLTHALARYVPQFIAICASSPFYQGIDTGYCSSRSTIFNAFPLSGVIPYLINWREFSDYYYKMRQLGIIASMKDFYWDIRPKPEFGTVEIRVCDTPLTIKKAVLIIAYIQALSLYLLEERPIDVSHDLYYLYNHNRFQASRYGFEGDFINPYTMQHSLIIDDLIETVKKIENYIVQLGNSDYVALLVNDAMKNMNDAAFLKQVFKQEGSLSKVVAAQCRMWAESI, from the coding sequence ATGAGATTATTACCCTTCAAAAAATCCTCTGCTGTATCAATTGGTGTAGAACTCGAATTTCAGATTGTTGCACCACGCACGTATAGCTTGGTTTCACGTGCAAAAGATTTAATCCGAAATTTAAGAGAAAGTCCTCATCGCCCCAGAATAACACCAGAAATCACCCAAAGCATGATTGAAATTAACTCCTCAATTCATCACTCACCACAAGCGATGTTAGAGGAGTTAGTCCATTTACAACAATTTCTTCTGGGCCAGGCTGCTGAGATGCATATTGCTATTTGTGGTGGTGGAACGCATCCTTTCCAAAGATGGACTATGCAAAAAATATTTCCAACCATAAGATATAGGAAATTATCGAGAAAATATCGCTATTTATCCAAACGGTCAACAGTATTTGGTCAGCATATTCATATCGGTTGTACCCAAGCGGAAGATGCTTTGTATCTTACGCATGCTTTAGCAAGATATGTTCCGCAGTTTATTGCTATTTGTGCTTCTTCGCCCTTTTATCAAGGCATTGATACGGGCTACTGTTCATCAAGATCGACAATTTTTAATGCTTTTCCGCTCAGTGGCGTCATTCCTTACCTGATAAATTGGCGAGAATTTTCCGACTACTACTACAAAATGCGTCAATTGGGAATTATAGCCAGTATGAAAGATTTTTATTGGGACATTAGGCCAAAACCAGAGTTTGGTACAGTGGAAATTCGTGTCTGTGATACCCCGTTGACTATTAAAAAAGCAGTTTTAATCATTGCCTATATTCAAGCCCTGAGCCTTTATCTACTGGAGGAAAGACCCATAGACGTTAGTCATGATTTATACTATCTCTATAATCATAACCGCTTTCAGGCTAGTCGCTATGGTTTTGAAGGTGATTTTATTAATCCTTATACTATGCAACATAGTTTGATTATTGATGATTTAATTGAAACAGTTAAAAAAATTGAGAACTATATCGTGCAGTTAGGCAATTCAGACTATGTTGCTCTATTGGTAAATGATGCGATGAAGAACATGAATGATGCGGCTTTCTTAAAACAGGTTTTTAAACAAGAAGGCTCTTTATCTAAGGTAGTCGCAGCGCAATGCCGTATGTGGGCTGAATCAATTTAA
- the rodA gene encoding rod shape-determining protein RodA, giving the protein MKSSHVRPVYRLTAKSLHIDLPLLGLLLALIAFGMLILYSASNQNLSMVLRQSLRLVFALAIMMLFAVIPPHKYKIWTPWIFGVGLGLLIAVMLIGKIGKGAQRWLDLGLFRFQPSEIMKLAIPMMTAWYFDRKAIPIDIKSLMIAALIIFIPTLLIAKQPDLGTAIMVAAAGLSVVFLAGISMNVLLALITLIGLATPLLWHFMHDYQKQRIFTLLNPEQDPLGSGYHIIQSKIAIGSGGAFGKGWLEGSQSHLNFLPEHATDFIFAVSGEEFGFVGSSILIILFILISLRGLYIAKQAQTSFTRLLAASLAMTFFLSAFVNIGMVMGILPVVGIPLPLVSYGGTAMVTFLTSFGILMSISSHRILFNSM; this is encoded by the coding sequence ATGAAATCAAGTCATGTACGGCCTGTCTATCGATTAACAGCTAAATCATTACACATTGATTTACCTTTACTTGGCCTGCTTTTAGCTTTAATTGCCTTTGGCATGCTTATTCTATATAGCGCTTCTAACCAAAATTTAAGTATGGTCCTCCGTCAATCACTAAGATTAGTTTTTGCTTTGGCAATTATGATGCTTTTTGCTGTCATACCCCCGCATAAATATAAAATCTGGACCCCTTGGATTTTTGGTGTTGGTTTAGGACTTTTGATAGCAGTGATGCTAATAGGAAAAATCGGTAAAGGAGCCCAGCGTTGGCTCGATTTAGGCTTATTTCGTTTTCAACCTTCAGAAATCATGAAGCTGGCGATTCCTATGATGACAGCCTGGTACTTTGACCGCAAGGCAATCCCTATTGATATCAAATCGCTGATGATAGCTGCTCTCATAATTTTTATTCCTACCCTATTAATTGCCAAACAACCTGACTTAGGCACTGCAATTATGGTTGCAGCAGCAGGCTTAAGCGTTGTTTTTCTAGCTGGAATCAGTATGAATGTCCTTCTGGCACTCATTACCTTGATAGGACTTGCTACCCCCCTACTTTGGCATTTCATGCATGATTACCAAAAGCAACGAATTTTTACTCTTCTCAATCCGGAACAAGATCCCTTAGGATCAGGCTACCACATTATCCAGTCAAAAATTGCGATTGGCTCAGGAGGAGCATTCGGTAAAGGCTGGCTTGAAGGGAGCCAATCCCATCTTAATTTTTTACCCGAGCATGCGACTGATTTTATTTTTGCAGTTAGCGGAGAAGAGTTTGGTTTTGTAGGCAGTAGTATTCTTATTATTCTGTTCATTCTTATCTCTTTGCGGGGCCTTTATATAGCAAAACAAGCCCAAACAAGCTTTACACGTTTATTAGCAGCCTCTTTGGCAATGACCTTTTTCTTATCTGCCTTTGTAAATATTGGCATGGTTATGGGGATTCTGCCTGTGGTTGGTATTCCGCTGCCCTTAGTAAGCTATGGTGGTACTGCGATGGTTACTTTCCTCACCAGCTTTGGTATTTTAATGTCCATCAGTTCACATCGTATTTTGTTTAATAGCATGTAG
- the mrdA gene encoding penicillin-binding protein 2, giving the protein MRLNRSVKNDRVESHIHRSRLNLLVALIITLSFILVLRLAYLQISEFKRYETLSLKNQMGIIPIAPPRGIILDKNGVVLAENIPVYVLEVIPERVKHLNITIEKLRMLLPSITDDDIDNFKRARKQNRSFVPIPLKLKLTQEEVALFATNQYQFPGVSIKARLMRFYPQGEIAAHLLGYVGRINVQELRQVDPTNYRATNFIGKAGIEKFYENILHGEVGYQQVETDVSGRTLRIVNKQNPVSGEKLYLTIDSRLQKVAYEAMKDKRGAVVAMSTRGGDILTMVSAPSFDPNAFVNGINTSDYQKLSTARDRPLYNRAVRGLYPPASTIKPFMGLAGLEKGVVDTHYSIYDPGWFRLPGVSHAYRDWKKTGHGVINLKRAITVSCDTYFYQLGHKMGIAAMEDILSQFGFGQLTHIDLHEEAAGLLPNKHWKRQTKGVPWYPGDTVITSIGQGFMLVSPVQLANATASLSQKGKRYRPHLLQRSVQSDRGETHEYQVLEEYPMRLKDDSYWTVIADAMQSVIVSNEGTGYRFGRNAPYSVAAKTGTAQVFGGRHYEKAREGGEIPEFLRDHSLFIAFSPVEDPEIAIAVMVENDVAASNVARKVLDAYFELKKSDTKS; this is encoded by the coding sequence ATGCGTTTAAATAGATCTGTAAAAAATGACCGTGTGGAGTCACACATCCATCGATCTCGATTGAATTTACTTGTCGCGTTGATCATTACCTTGTCATTTATACTGGTTTTACGCTTGGCTTATTTACAAATATCAGAATTTAAACGATATGAAACCTTATCCTTGAAAAATCAGATGGGTATCATTCCTATCGCACCTCCGCGGGGAATTATTCTCGATAAAAATGGAGTTGTTCTCGCTGAAAATATCCCTGTCTATGTTTTAGAAGTGATTCCAGAACGTGTTAAACATTTAAATATAACCATTGAAAAGTTAAGAATGCTTCTTCCATCAATTACGGATGATGATATTGATAATTTTAAACGAGCTCGTAAGCAGAATCGTTCTTTCGTCCCGATTCCTCTTAAACTCAAACTAACACAAGAAGAAGTTGCTCTTTTTGCTACAAATCAATATCAGTTTCCTGGAGTAAGTATTAAAGCAAGGTTGATGCGGTTTTATCCACAAGGAGAAATAGCTGCACATCTTCTTGGTTATGTAGGACGAATCAATGTACAGGAATTACGTCAAGTTGATCCAACCAATTATCGCGCCACAAATTTCATTGGAAAAGCAGGGATTGAAAAATTTTATGAGAATATCCTTCATGGTGAAGTGGGCTATCAACAGGTAGAAACAGATGTTAGTGGCAGGACACTACGAATTGTTAATAAGCAAAACCCTGTTTCTGGTGAAAAACTCTATTTAACAATTGACTCGCGTTTGCAGAAAGTCGCCTATGAGGCAATGAAAGATAAACGCGGTGCTGTTGTTGCCATGAGTACCCGCGGCGGGGATATTTTAACAATGGTTAGTGCTCCAAGTTTTGATCCGAACGCTTTTGTTAATGGAATTAATACGAGCGACTATCAAAAATTGTCTACTGCACGTGACAGACCACTTTATAATCGCGCCGTTCGAGGACTATATCCGCCAGCCTCTACTATCAAGCCTTTTATGGGGCTTGCCGGCCTGGAAAAAGGAGTTGTTGATACACATTACAGTATTTATGATCCAGGCTGGTTCAGATTGCCTGGTGTCAGCCATGCTTACCGAGATTGGAAAAAGACTGGTCACGGTGTCATCAATTTGAAGCGCGCAATCACTGTTTCTTGCGATACTTATTTTTATCAATTAGGTCATAAAATGGGTATTGCAGCTATGGAAGATATATTAAGTCAGTTTGGTTTTGGTCAATTAACTCATATTGATCTCCATGAAGAAGCAGCCGGACTTTTACCCAACAAACATTGGAAAAGGCAAACTAAAGGTGTTCCCTGGTACCCCGGTGATACGGTTATTACCTCTATTGGACAAGGTTTTATGTTGGTTTCACCCGTTCAGTTGGCTAATGCAACTGCTTCTTTAAGCCAAAAAGGTAAACGGTACAGACCCCACCTTTTACAACGATCAGTTCAAAGTGATCGTGGTGAAACGCATGAGTATCAGGTATTGGAAGAGTACCCAATGCGCCTGAAAGATGATAGCTACTGGACTGTGATTGCTGATGCGATGCAATCTGTCATCGTAAGTAACGAGGGAACTGGTTACCGTTTTGGTAGAAATGCCCCCTACTCTGTTGCGGCAAAAACAGGCACAGCGCAAGTATTTGGTGGGCGGCACTATGAAAAGGCGCGTGAAGGAGGGGAAATTCCCGAGTTTCTAAGAGACCATTCACTCTTTATTGCCTTTTCCCCTGTAGAAGATCCTGAAATAGCAATTGCAGTTATGGTAGAAAATGATGTTGCTGCCTCTAACGTGGCTCGCAAAGTCTTGGATGCTTATTTTGAACTCAAAAAAAGTGATACAAAATCATGA
- the rnhB gene encoding ribonuclease HII → MEKCIAGVDEVGRGPLAGAVVTAAVILHRPIEGVTDSKKLSAAKRKQLAERIKNEARCFAYGRAEVEEIDQLNIHHATLLAMKRAIEALTIKPDEILVDGLYIPSVTIPCQAIVKGDSLIQAIGAASILAKVLRDEEMEKMELVYPGYGFAIHKGYATEMHRKLLEEKGPCAIHRKSYAPVSSKLISA, encoded by the coding sequence ATGGAGAAATGTATTGCCGGTGTTGATGAAGTCGGTCGTGGTCCTTTAGCCGGAGCAGTTGTTACTGCTGCTGTGATTTTACACCGGCCGATCGAAGGAGTGACTGATTCCAAAAAGTTAAGTGCAGCCAAACGTAAGCAATTGGCCGAGAGAATAAAGAATGAGGCACGATGTTTTGCTTATGGCCGTGCAGAAGTAGAAGAAATTGATCAATTAAATATTCATCATGCTACCTTACTTGCTATGAAGCGTGCCATAGAGGCGTTAACAATAAAACCTGATGAGATTTTAGTTGATGGCTTATACATTCCTTCTGTTACTATTCCTTGCCAGGCCATTGTCAAGGGGGACAGTTTGATTCAGGCTATTGGGGCTGCTTCCATTTTAGCTAAAGTACTGCGTGATGAAGAAATGGAAAAAATGGAGTTGGTTTATCCCGGCTACGGTTTTGCTATCCATAAAGGGTATGCAACGGAGATGCACCGTAAGCTTCTTGAGGAAAAGGGGCCGTGCGCTATCCACCGTAAAAGTTATGCACCAGTTTCCTCAAAATTGATTTCTGCCTGA